From a single Glycine soja cultivar W05 chromosome 19, ASM419377v2, whole genome shotgun sequence genomic region:
- the LOC114398178 gene encoding alpha carbonic anhydrase 4-like, whose translation MTLPTNLNFFYVFLPMLILYSSSFLASASDSKAEDEKFTYAIGSSTGPENWWRVNQKWKTCGDGKLQSPIDLLDQRVQELPQLGKLKKAYKSAPAVLKNSGHDIVLEWKGDAGHLNINETYYNLIQCHWHTPSEHTLNGTKFDLELHAVHKSSKGEFAVIGILYKIGSPDPFFSKLLNDIKSSVDKDIDVGVINPREIKFKSRPYYRYVGSLTTPPCTEGVVWTIVKKVRTISSEQLSALKGAVHHGYEENARPTQELGGRQVWLYGPMENEKPT comes from the exons ATGACCCTCCCCACCAATCTCAACTTCTTCTATGTGTTCCTCCCAATGCTCATTCTCTATTCCTCTTCCTTCCTTGCATCAGCTTCTGATTCTAAAGCTG AAGATGAAAAATTTACCTACGCTATAGGAAGTAGCACAGGACCAGAGAATTGGTGGCGTGTCAACCAAAAATGGAAAACATGTGGGGATGGAAAACTACAATCTCCCATTGATCTGCTTGACCAAAGGGTTCAAGAGCTTCCTCAATTGGGTAAACTTAAGAAAGCTTACAAATCAGCTCCTGCTGTCCTAAAGAATAGTGGTCATGACATCGTG CTGGAATGGAAAGGAGATGCAGGCCATCTTAACATAAATGAAACTTACTACAATCTGATTCAATGTCATTGGCATACACCTTCAGAGCACACGTTGAATGGAACAAA GTTTGACTTGGAACTGCATGCAGTCCATAAATCCTCTAAGGGAGAGTTTGCTGTTATTGGAATATTGTATAAAATTGGTTCTCCAGATCCCTTTTTTTCAAAG CTGCTCAATGACATAAAATCAAGTGTGGACAAGGATATAGATGTAGGAGTAATCAACCCAAGAGAGATCAAGTTTAAAAGCAGACCGTACTACAGATATGTTGGTTCTCTTACAACTCCACCATGCACTGAAGGTGTTGTTTGGACAATTGTGAAGAAG GTCAGGACAATCTCAAGCGAGCAATTAAGTGCCTTGAAAGGAGCTGTTCATCAT GGATatgaggaaaatgcaaggccaACGCAGGAACTTGGTGGAAGACAAGTTTGGTTATATGGACCTATGGAGAATGAAAAGCCTacttaa
- the LOC114397972 gene encoding chromatin-remodeling ATPase INO80-like isoform X1, translated as MDHRPKSKDSLSYSTLFNLEPLMNFQLPKQDDDFDYYGNSSQDESRDSEGGGITNHGNGNVHEKEVNLFKKRRWSLNSDNKEKTSFYGAHMTEERYRSMLGEHIQKYKRRFKGTLSSPAQNQAAAPLVKSNTGLKARKSGNEHRGGGLHVAESTSEWMNDSSSQKPGNYRDADFSPQYGTDRIMYEPASLDIGDGIIYKIPPVYDKLAGALNLPSFSDIHVEDFYLKGTLDLGSLAEMMAADKRFGNRNRAGMGEAIPQFESLQARLKVMSASNSAHKFSLKMSDVDLNSSIPEGAAGSIRRSILSEGGVLQVYYVKVLEKGDTYEIIERSLPKKQKVKKDPALIEKEEMERCGKIWANIVRRDIPKHHRNFTIFHRKQLIDAKRVSETCQREVRMKVSRSLKWTRTVGMRTRKLARDMLLFWKRIDKEMTEVRKREEKEAAEALRREQELREAKRQQQRLNFLIQQTELYSHFMQNKSNLLSSETLPKEDEDADDQDALVDSSDVMPDEEVDPEEAELKKEALKAAQEAVSKQRMLTSAFDIECLRLRQAGETDSLPPDVAGASNIDLQTPSTMPVASTVRTPELFKGVLKEYQLKGLQWLVNCYEQGLNGILADEMGLGKTIQAMAFLAHLAEEKNIWGPFLVVAPASVLNNWNEELERFCPELKRLPYWGGLSERTVLRKSINPKDLYRREAKFHILITSYQLLVSDEKYFRRVKWQYMVLDEAQAIKSATSIRWKTLLSFNCRNRLLLTGTPIQNNMAELWALLHFIMPTLFDSHEQFNEWFSKGIENHAEHGGTLNEHQLNRLHSILKPFMLRRVKKDVISELTTKTEVTVHCKLSSRQQAFYQAIKNKISLAELFDSNRGQLNEKRILNLMNIVIQLRKVCNHPELFERSEGSTYLYFGEIPNSLPPPPFGEMEDVYYSGGHNPISYEIPKLVYQEIIQSSETLSSAVGPVVSRESFHKHFNIFRPENVYRSVFSEDMYSKSGNFGFTHMMDLSPQEVTFLATGSFMERLLFSMMRWEQKFIDEAVDFLTETIDDDPECSYLEKEKVRAVTRMLLVPLRSETLVLQKKLQTGPSHAPFEALVVPHQDRVLSNARLLHSAYTYIPQSRAPPIGAHCSDRNFCYKMIEELHDPWIKRLLVGFARTSDNNGPRKPDSPHHLIQEIDSELPVSQPALELTHSIFGSSPPMRNFDPAKLLTDSGKLQTLDILLKRLRAENHRVLLFAQMTKMLNILEDYMNYRKYRYFRLDGSSTIQDRRDMVRDFQHRSDIFVFLLSTRAGGLGINLTAADTVIFYESDWNPTLDLQAMDRAHRLGQTKDVTVYRLICKETVEEKILLRASQKSTVQNLVMTGGSVGGDLLAPEDVVSLLLDDVQLEQKLKEIPLQVKDKQKKKQPMRGIRVNEDGDASMEDLTSSVAQGTSDNDLSMDPEGSKSSNKKRKAASDKPTSRPKNSQKMSEFSTMPMDGELDDLDPVGQKPKRPKRIKKNVNEKFEDAFTWTASLVPEQSQFPPPRDFSVGGSKAESGQDN; from the exons ATGGATCACAGGCCGAAATCCAAGGACTCACTCTCTTACTCCACTCTCTTCAATCTCGAG CCTTTGAtgaactttcaacttccaaaacAAGATGATGATTTTGATTATTACGGGAATAGTAGTCAGGATGAGAGCAGAGACAGCGAAG GTGGGGGGATTACAAATCACGGTAATGGGAATGTGCATGAAAAGGAAGTGAATTTGTTCAAGAAGAGGAGATGGTCTCTAAACAGTGACAACAAGGAGAAGACCAGTTTTTACGGGGCACACATGACGGAGGAGCGATATCGATCGATGCTGGGAGAGCATATTCAGAAATACAAGAGGAGGTTTAAGGGTACCTTGAGTAGTCCCGCCCAAAATCAGGCTGCTGCTCCACTTGTGAAAAGCAACACGGGACTAAAAGCTCGCAAGTCAGGGAATGAGCACAGGGGAGGAGGATTACATGTGGCGGAGAGTACATCGGAATGGATGAATGATTCCAGTTCTCAGAAACCTGGAAACTACCGCGATGCAGATTTCTCACCACAATATGGCACTGATAG GATTATGTATGAACCTGCATCTTTGGATATTGGGGATGGAATCATTTACAAGATTCCTCCGGTCTATGATAAGTTGGCTGGAGCTCTGAACCTCCCAAGCTTCTCGGATATCCATGTTGAGGATTTTTACTTAAAGGGTACTTTGGATTTGGGCTCCTTAGCTGAAATGATGGCTGCTGATAAAAGATTTGGGAACAGAAACCGAGCAGGCATGGGAGAAGCAATACCACAATTTGAATCACTGCAGGCACGACTGAAGGTCATGTCAGCTTCTAATTCAGCTCATAAATTCAGTCTGAAAATGTCTGATGTTGATTTGAATTCCTCCATTCCGGAGGGGGCAGCGGGAAGTATAAGGCGATCTATTTTGTCTGAGGGTGGAGTATTGCAGGTATATTATGTGAAGGTTTTGGAGAAAGGTGACACCTATGAG ATCATTGAAAGAAGCCTACCTAAGAAGCAAAAGGTGAAGAAAGACCCTGCTTTGATCGAGAAGGAGGAAATGGAAAGATGTGGAAAAATTTGGGCAAATATTGTAAGAAGAGACATACCAAAGCATCATAGGAACTTCACTATTTTTCATCGAAAGCAGCTCATTGATGCCAAGAGGGTCTCAGAGACTTGTCAAAGAGAG GTCAGAATGAAAGTTAGTAGATCCCTTAAATGGACAAGGACTGTCGGTATGCGCACCCGGAAACTAGCTAGAGACATGTTACTGTTCTGGAAACGAATAGACAAGGAGATG ACAGAAGTGAGGAAGAGGGAGGAAAAAGAAGCTGCTGAAGCTTTGAGGCGTGAACAGGAGCTTCGAGAGGCAAAGAGGCAGCAGCAAAGGCTTAATTTTCTTATACAACAAACTGAGCTGTACAGCCACTTTATGCAGAACAAGTCGAACTTACTATCTTCAGAAACTTTACCCAAGGAAGATGAAGATGCAGATGATCAAGATGCACTGGTTGACTCTTCAGATGTGATGCCCGATGAGGAGGTAGATCCTGAAGAGGCTGAATTGAAGAAGGAAGCTTTGAAGGCTGCACAAGAAGCAGTTTCTAAGCAGAGAATGTTGACAAGTGCTTTTGACATTGAATGCTTGAGGCTGCGCCAAGCTGGTGAAACTGATTCACTTCCACCAGATGTTGCTGGAGCGAGTAATATTGATTTGCAAACCCC CTCCACCATGCCAGTGGCATCCACTGTTCGGACACCTGAATTATTTAAAGGGGTTCTTAAAGAATATCAGCTAAAAGGTCTTCAGTGGCTTGTTAATTGTTATGAGCAG GGTTTAAATGGTATTCTAGCTGATGAGATGGGGCTTGGAAAGACCATTCAGGCCATGGCTTTTTTGGCCCATTTAGCTGAG gaaaaaaatatatggggACCTTTTCTGGTTGTTGCACCTGCTTCTGTATTAAATAATTGGAATGAGGAACTTGAGCGCTTCTGCCCTGAACTGAAAAGACTTCCATATTGGGGTGGGCTTTCAGAGAGGACAGTACTTAGGAAAAGTATTAACCCAAAGGATCTTTATCGTag GGAAGCTAAATTTCACATTCTCATCACAAGCTACCAGCTATTAGTATCTGATGAGAAGTATTTTCGTCGCGTGAAATGGCAGTATATGGTTTTAGATGAAGCCCAGGCTATCAAAAGTGCAACCAG tATAAGATGGAAGACACTCCTCAGTTTTAATTGTCGGAATCGCCTACTGCTGACTGGTACACCCATTCAGAATAATATGGCTGAGTTATGGGCTCTTCTTCACTTCATCATGCCAACTTTATTTGACAGCCATGAGCAGTTTAACGAGTGGTTTTCTAAAGG AATTGAGAACCATGCAGAACATGGGGGTACTTTAAATGAGCACCAACTTAATCGATTG CATTCAATTCTAAAGCCTTTCATGCTGCGGCGTGTTAAAAAGGATGTGATTTCTGAGCTTACTACAAAAACTGAGGTTACTGTGCATTGTAAGCTGAGTTCTCGGCAGCAGGCTTTCTATCAAGCAATTAAGAACAAGATATCTCTTGCTGAGTTGTTTGATAGTAATCGTGGGCAGCTCAATGAGAAGAGAATTCTGAATTTAATGAACATTGTTATTCAACTAAGGAAG GTTTGCAACCATCCAGAGTTGTTCGAAAGGAGTGAGGGAAGCACATACCTTTACTTTGGAGAGATTCCAAATTCCCTTCCACCTCCTCCATTTGGGGAGATGGAGGATGTATATTATTCTGGTGGTCACAACCCCATATCATATGAG ATACCAAAACTTGTCTATCAAGAAATTATACAAAGTTCTGAAACTCTCAGCTCAGCTGTTGGTCCTGTTGTCTCCAGAGAATCTTTTcataaacattttaatatttttagaccCGAAAATGTTTATCGGTCTGTCTTCTCAGAAGATATGTACAGTAAAAGTGGAAATTTTGGTTTTACCCATATGATGGATTTGTCTCCACAAGAGGTGACATTTCTGGCTACTGGTTCTTTTATGGAGCGACTACTATTTTCTATGATGAGATGGgaacaaaaattcattgatgaAGCTGTAGACTTTCTAACGGAGACCATAGATGATGATCCGGAATGTAGTTACCTTGAGAAAGAAAAAGTGAGAGCAGTTACACGAATGTTATTGGTGCCATTGAGATCTGAGACCCTggttcttcaaaaaaaattgcaaactgGACCCAGCCATGCTCCTTTTGAGGCCTTGGTTGTCCCCCATCAAGATAGGGTGTTATCAAATGCCAGGCTTCTTCACTCTGCTTACACATATATCCCACAAAGTAGAGCTCCCCCG ATTGGTGCTCACTGCTCAGATAGAAACTTCTGCTATAAAATGATTGAAGAATTACATGATCCCTGGATTAAGAGGTTGCTTGTGGGGTTTGCACGTACATCTGATAATAATGGGCCTAGAAAGCCAGATAGTCCTCATCATTTAATTCAAGAGATAGATTCTGAACTACCTGTTTCTCAGCCTGCTCTTGAGTTAACACACAGTATTTTTGGGTCTTCTCCACCTATGCGGAATTTTGACCCTGCGAAATTGCTCACT GACTCGGGAAAGCTCCAAACACTTGATATATTATTGAAACGCTTACGAGCAGAAAATCATCGTGTTCTCTTGTTTGCTCAGATGACCAAGATGCTGAATATTTTGGAG GACTACATGAACTATAGAAAATATAGGTATTTTAGACTTGATGGATCATCTACTATTCAGGACCGCAGAGACATGGTCAGAGACTTTCAGCATAG gagTGATATTTTTGTGTTCTTACTGAGTACAAGAGCTGGTGGATTGGGTATCAACTTGACAGCTGCTGACACAGTCATATTTTATGAGAGCGATTGGAATCCAACATTGGATCTACAGGCAATGGACAGAGCTCATCGTTTGGGTCAGACAAAAGAT GTTACTGTTTACCGACTTATATGTAAAGAGACAGTTGAAGAGAAGATTCTTCTTAGAGCTAGTCAGAAAAGTACTGTGCAGAACCTTGTCATGACTGGTGGTTCTGTCGGTGGAGATCTTTTAGCTCCTGAGGATGTTGTATCATTGCTTCTAGATGATGTTCAATTGGAACAGAAATTAAAGGAAATCCCTCTTCAG GTAAAGgataagcaaaagaaaaaacaacctATGAGGGGTATTCGGGTAAATGAAGACGGTGATGCATCGATGGAAGATCTAACAAGCTCTGTAGCCCAGGGTACATCAGATAATGATCTTTCCATGGATCCAGAGGGTTCAAAGTCTAGTAATAAAAAG AGAAAAGCTGCCTCAGATAAGCCAACTTCAAGGCCAAAGAACTCTCAAAAGATGAGTGAATTTAGTACTATGCCTATGGACGGTGAACTGGATGATCTTGATCCAGTGGGTCAGAAACCCAAGAGACCCAAGAGGATAAAGAAGAATGTGAATGAAAAGTTTGAAGATGCTTTTACTTGGACTGCTAGCTTGGTCCCAGAGCAGTCCCAGTTTCCACCTCCACGAGATTTTAGTGTCGGGGGTTCTAAAGCAGAATCAGGCCAAGACAACTGA
- the LOC114397972 gene encoding chromatin-remodeling ATPase INO80-like isoform X2, which yields MNFQLPKQDDDFDYYGNSSQDESRDSEGGGITNHGNGNVHEKEVNLFKKRRWSLNSDNKEKTSFYGAHMTEERYRSMLGEHIQKYKRRFKGTLSSPAQNQAAAPLVKSNTGLKARKSGNEHRGGGLHVAESTSEWMNDSSSQKPGNYRDADFSPQYGTDRIMYEPASLDIGDGIIYKIPPVYDKLAGALNLPSFSDIHVEDFYLKGTLDLGSLAEMMAADKRFGNRNRAGMGEAIPQFESLQARLKVMSASNSAHKFSLKMSDVDLNSSIPEGAAGSIRRSILSEGGVLQVYYVKVLEKGDTYEIIERSLPKKQKVKKDPALIEKEEMERCGKIWANIVRRDIPKHHRNFTIFHRKQLIDAKRVSETCQREVRMKVSRSLKWTRTVGMRTRKLARDMLLFWKRIDKEMTEVRKREEKEAAEALRREQELREAKRQQQRLNFLIQQTELYSHFMQNKSNLLSSETLPKEDEDADDQDALVDSSDVMPDEEVDPEEAELKKEALKAAQEAVSKQRMLTSAFDIECLRLRQAGETDSLPPDVAGASNIDLQTPSTMPVASTVRTPELFKGVLKEYQLKGLQWLVNCYEQGLNGILADEMGLGKTIQAMAFLAHLAEEKNIWGPFLVVAPASVLNNWNEELERFCPELKRLPYWGGLSERTVLRKSINPKDLYRREAKFHILITSYQLLVSDEKYFRRVKWQYMVLDEAQAIKSATSIRWKTLLSFNCRNRLLLTGTPIQNNMAELWALLHFIMPTLFDSHEQFNEWFSKGIENHAEHGGTLNEHQLNRLHSILKPFMLRRVKKDVISELTTKTEVTVHCKLSSRQQAFYQAIKNKISLAELFDSNRGQLNEKRILNLMNIVIQLRKVCNHPELFERSEGSTYLYFGEIPNSLPPPPFGEMEDVYYSGGHNPISYEIPKLVYQEIIQSSETLSSAVGPVVSRESFHKHFNIFRPENVYRSVFSEDMYSKSGNFGFTHMMDLSPQEVTFLATGSFMERLLFSMMRWEQKFIDEAVDFLTETIDDDPECSYLEKEKVRAVTRMLLVPLRSETLVLQKKLQTGPSHAPFEALVVPHQDRVLSNARLLHSAYTYIPQSRAPPIGAHCSDRNFCYKMIEELHDPWIKRLLVGFARTSDNNGPRKPDSPHHLIQEIDSELPVSQPALELTHSIFGSSPPMRNFDPAKLLTDSGKLQTLDILLKRLRAENHRVLLFAQMTKMLNILEDYMNYRKYRYFRLDGSSTIQDRRDMVRDFQHRSDIFVFLLSTRAGGLGINLTAADTVIFYESDWNPTLDLQAMDRAHRLGQTKDVTVYRLICKETVEEKILLRASQKSTVQNLVMTGGSVGGDLLAPEDVVSLLLDDVQLEQKLKEIPLQVKDKQKKKQPMRGIRVNEDGDASMEDLTSSVAQGTSDNDLSMDPEGSKSSNKKRKAASDKPTSRPKNSQKMSEFSTMPMDGELDDLDPVGQKPKRPKRIKKNVNEKFEDAFTWTASLVPEQSQFPPPRDFSVGGSKAESGQDN from the exons AtgaactttcaacttccaaaacAAGATGATGATTTTGATTATTACGGGAATAGTAGTCAGGATGAGAGCAGAGACAGCGAAG GTGGGGGGATTACAAATCACGGTAATGGGAATGTGCATGAAAAGGAAGTGAATTTGTTCAAGAAGAGGAGATGGTCTCTAAACAGTGACAACAAGGAGAAGACCAGTTTTTACGGGGCACACATGACGGAGGAGCGATATCGATCGATGCTGGGAGAGCATATTCAGAAATACAAGAGGAGGTTTAAGGGTACCTTGAGTAGTCCCGCCCAAAATCAGGCTGCTGCTCCACTTGTGAAAAGCAACACGGGACTAAAAGCTCGCAAGTCAGGGAATGAGCACAGGGGAGGAGGATTACATGTGGCGGAGAGTACATCGGAATGGATGAATGATTCCAGTTCTCAGAAACCTGGAAACTACCGCGATGCAGATTTCTCACCACAATATGGCACTGATAG GATTATGTATGAACCTGCATCTTTGGATATTGGGGATGGAATCATTTACAAGATTCCTCCGGTCTATGATAAGTTGGCTGGAGCTCTGAACCTCCCAAGCTTCTCGGATATCCATGTTGAGGATTTTTACTTAAAGGGTACTTTGGATTTGGGCTCCTTAGCTGAAATGATGGCTGCTGATAAAAGATTTGGGAACAGAAACCGAGCAGGCATGGGAGAAGCAATACCACAATTTGAATCACTGCAGGCACGACTGAAGGTCATGTCAGCTTCTAATTCAGCTCATAAATTCAGTCTGAAAATGTCTGATGTTGATTTGAATTCCTCCATTCCGGAGGGGGCAGCGGGAAGTATAAGGCGATCTATTTTGTCTGAGGGTGGAGTATTGCAGGTATATTATGTGAAGGTTTTGGAGAAAGGTGACACCTATGAG ATCATTGAAAGAAGCCTACCTAAGAAGCAAAAGGTGAAGAAAGACCCTGCTTTGATCGAGAAGGAGGAAATGGAAAGATGTGGAAAAATTTGGGCAAATATTGTAAGAAGAGACATACCAAAGCATCATAGGAACTTCACTATTTTTCATCGAAAGCAGCTCATTGATGCCAAGAGGGTCTCAGAGACTTGTCAAAGAGAG GTCAGAATGAAAGTTAGTAGATCCCTTAAATGGACAAGGACTGTCGGTATGCGCACCCGGAAACTAGCTAGAGACATGTTACTGTTCTGGAAACGAATAGACAAGGAGATG ACAGAAGTGAGGAAGAGGGAGGAAAAAGAAGCTGCTGAAGCTTTGAGGCGTGAACAGGAGCTTCGAGAGGCAAAGAGGCAGCAGCAAAGGCTTAATTTTCTTATACAACAAACTGAGCTGTACAGCCACTTTATGCAGAACAAGTCGAACTTACTATCTTCAGAAACTTTACCCAAGGAAGATGAAGATGCAGATGATCAAGATGCACTGGTTGACTCTTCAGATGTGATGCCCGATGAGGAGGTAGATCCTGAAGAGGCTGAATTGAAGAAGGAAGCTTTGAAGGCTGCACAAGAAGCAGTTTCTAAGCAGAGAATGTTGACAAGTGCTTTTGACATTGAATGCTTGAGGCTGCGCCAAGCTGGTGAAACTGATTCACTTCCACCAGATGTTGCTGGAGCGAGTAATATTGATTTGCAAACCCC CTCCACCATGCCAGTGGCATCCACTGTTCGGACACCTGAATTATTTAAAGGGGTTCTTAAAGAATATCAGCTAAAAGGTCTTCAGTGGCTTGTTAATTGTTATGAGCAG GGTTTAAATGGTATTCTAGCTGATGAGATGGGGCTTGGAAAGACCATTCAGGCCATGGCTTTTTTGGCCCATTTAGCTGAG gaaaaaaatatatggggACCTTTTCTGGTTGTTGCACCTGCTTCTGTATTAAATAATTGGAATGAGGAACTTGAGCGCTTCTGCCCTGAACTGAAAAGACTTCCATATTGGGGTGGGCTTTCAGAGAGGACAGTACTTAGGAAAAGTATTAACCCAAAGGATCTTTATCGTag GGAAGCTAAATTTCACATTCTCATCACAAGCTACCAGCTATTAGTATCTGATGAGAAGTATTTTCGTCGCGTGAAATGGCAGTATATGGTTTTAGATGAAGCCCAGGCTATCAAAAGTGCAACCAG tATAAGATGGAAGACACTCCTCAGTTTTAATTGTCGGAATCGCCTACTGCTGACTGGTACACCCATTCAGAATAATATGGCTGAGTTATGGGCTCTTCTTCACTTCATCATGCCAACTTTATTTGACAGCCATGAGCAGTTTAACGAGTGGTTTTCTAAAGG AATTGAGAACCATGCAGAACATGGGGGTACTTTAAATGAGCACCAACTTAATCGATTG CATTCAATTCTAAAGCCTTTCATGCTGCGGCGTGTTAAAAAGGATGTGATTTCTGAGCTTACTACAAAAACTGAGGTTACTGTGCATTGTAAGCTGAGTTCTCGGCAGCAGGCTTTCTATCAAGCAATTAAGAACAAGATATCTCTTGCTGAGTTGTTTGATAGTAATCGTGGGCAGCTCAATGAGAAGAGAATTCTGAATTTAATGAACATTGTTATTCAACTAAGGAAG GTTTGCAACCATCCAGAGTTGTTCGAAAGGAGTGAGGGAAGCACATACCTTTACTTTGGAGAGATTCCAAATTCCCTTCCACCTCCTCCATTTGGGGAGATGGAGGATGTATATTATTCTGGTGGTCACAACCCCATATCATATGAG ATACCAAAACTTGTCTATCAAGAAATTATACAAAGTTCTGAAACTCTCAGCTCAGCTGTTGGTCCTGTTGTCTCCAGAGAATCTTTTcataaacattttaatatttttagaccCGAAAATGTTTATCGGTCTGTCTTCTCAGAAGATATGTACAGTAAAAGTGGAAATTTTGGTTTTACCCATATGATGGATTTGTCTCCACAAGAGGTGACATTTCTGGCTACTGGTTCTTTTATGGAGCGACTACTATTTTCTATGATGAGATGGgaacaaaaattcattgatgaAGCTGTAGACTTTCTAACGGAGACCATAGATGATGATCCGGAATGTAGTTACCTTGAGAAAGAAAAAGTGAGAGCAGTTACACGAATGTTATTGGTGCCATTGAGATCTGAGACCCTggttcttcaaaaaaaattgcaaactgGACCCAGCCATGCTCCTTTTGAGGCCTTGGTTGTCCCCCATCAAGATAGGGTGTTATCAAATGCCAGGCTTCTTCACTCTGCTTACACATATATCCCACAAAGTAGAGCTCCCCCG ATTGGTGCTCACTGCTCAGATAGAAACTTCTGCTATAAAATGATTGAAGAATTACATGATCCCTGGATTAAGAGGTTGCTTGTGGGGTTTGCACGTACATCTGATAATAATGGGCCTAGAAAGCCAGATAGTCCTCATCATTTAATTCAAGAGATAGATTCTGAACTACCTGTTTCTCAGCCTGCTCTTGAGTTAACACACAGTATTTTTGGGTCTTCTCCACCTATGCGGAATTTTGACCCTGCGAAATTGCTCACT GACTCGGGAAAGCTCCAAACACTTGATATATTATTGAAACGCTTACGAGCAGAAAATCATCGTGTTCTCTTGTTTGCTCAGATGACCAAGATGCTGAATATTTTGGAG GACTACATGAACTATAGAAAATATAGGTATTTTAGACTTGATGGATCATCTACTATTCAGGACCGCAGAGACATGGTCAGAGACTTTCAGCATAG gagTGATATTTTTGTGTTCTTACTGAGTACAAGAGCTGGTGGATTGGGTATCAACTTGACAGCTGCTGACACAGTCATATTTTATGAGAGCGATTGGAATCCAACATTGGATCTACAGGCAATGGACAGAGCTCATCGTTTGGGTCAGACAAAAGAT GTTACTGTTTACCGACTTATATGTAAAGAGACAGTTGAAGAGAAGATTCTTCTTAGAGCTAGTCAGAAAAGTACTGTGCAGAACCTTGTCATGACTGGTGGTTCTGTCGGTGGAGATCTTTTAGCTCCTGAGGATGTTGTATCATTGCTTCTAGATGATGTTCAATTGGAACAGAAATTAAAGGAAATCCCTCTTCAG GTAAAGgataagcaaaagaaaaaacaacctATGAGGGGTATTCGGGTAAATGAAGACGGTGATGCATCGATGGAAGATCTAACAAGCTCTGTAGCCCAGGGTACATCAGATAATGATCTTTCCATGGATCCAGAGGGTTCAAAGTCTAGTAATAAAAAG AGAAAAGCTGCCTCAGATAAGCCAACTTCAAGGCCAAAGAACTCTCAAAAGATGAGTGAATTTAGTACTATGCCTATGGACGGTGAACTGGATGATCTTGATCCAGTGGGTCAGAAACCCAAGAGACCCAAGAGGATAAAGAAGAATGTGAATGAAAAGTTTGAAGATGCTTTTACTTGGACTGCTAGCTTGGTCCCAGAGCAGTCCCAGTTTCCACCTCCACGAGATTTTAGTGTCGGGGGTTCTAAAGCAGAATCAGGCCAAGACAACTGA